From Echinicola soli, a single genomic window includes:
- a CDS encoding glycoside hydrolase family 140 protein: protein MKLNITLGIAAFVVGTLLGCQSNKTETQTAVKPAEAPKGLPFLKVSDNKRYFVTTSGEPFFWLGDTGWLLFNKLKREEALQYFEDRKEKGYNVVQVMTLHTLGAVNAYGDSALVNQNVATPLTQPGSDFADSAAYDFWDHIDYLVREAEKKGIYMAMVPVWGSNVKDGGVTVEEARKYAKFLTLRYKDRPNVIWLNGGDTFGNEYTDVWNAIGETLDKNDKNHLITFHPRGRMQSSDWFADAAWMDFHMFQSGHRRYDQDDTERAYGEDNWKYVQADYRLDRKMPTVDGEPSYEGIPEGLHDPEEGFWDADAVRRYAYWAVFSGAAGHTYGHSAVMQMHRPEDGEVGAYGNTKQWTDALNDPGAKQMHYLKDLILQFPYLERIPDQSLIANQGERHDHLAATRGEKYALIYTYTGRPIQVNMEVIRGEKATASWFNPRDGKMNEIGEVDAKGVKEFKPDGKVQDGNDWVLVLNYE, encoded by the coding sequence ATGAAACTCAACATAACACTGGGCATCGCAGCCTTTGTAGTTGGCACTTTACTAGGCTGCCAAAGTAATAAAACCGAAACACAGACTGCCGTAAAACCGGCAGAGGCTCCAAAGGGCCTGCCCTTCTTGAAAGTTTCCGATAATAAACGCTATTTCGTCACCACCAGTGGCGAGCCTTTTTTTTGGTTGGGGGATACCGGATGGCTGTTGTTCAATAAGCTGAAAAGGGAAGAAGCTTTACAGTATTTTGAAGACCGAAAAGAAAAAGGCTATAATGTCGTTCAGGTGATGACCCTGCATACCCTTGGTGCCGTGAATGCCTATGGCGACAGTGCACTTGTCAACCAAAATGTGGCCACACCATTGACGCAACCCGGAAGCGATTTTGCAGATTCTGCGGCCTATGATTTTTGGGATCACATTGATTACTTGGTGAGAGAAGCGGAGAAAAAGGGCATCTACATGGCCATGGTTCCCGTTTGGGGTTCCAATGTCAAGGATGGCGGCGTGACCGTGGAGGAGGCCAGGAAATATGCCAAGTTCCTAACGCTCCGCTACAAAGACCGTCCCAATGTCATCTGGCTCAATGGAGGCGACACCTTTGGCAATGAATATACTGATGTGTGGAATGCGATTGGTGAGACCTTGGATAAAAATGACAAAAACCACCTGATCACTTTCCACCCAAGGGGGAGAATGCAGTCTTCAGATTGGTTTGCCGATGCGGCATGGATGGACTTTCACATGTTTCAGTCCGGCCACCGTCGGTACGATCAGGACGATACAGAAAGGGCCTATGGTGAGGACAATTGGAAATATGTTCAGGCAGATTATAGACTTGATCGTAAAATGCCCACAGTGGACGGAGAGCCTTCGTACGAAGGGATTCCGGAAGGGCTTCATGATCCTGAAGAAGGATTTTGGGATGCTGATGCAGTAAGAAGATATGCGTACTGGGCAGTATTTTCTGGTGCAGCAGGCCACACCTATGGCCACAGTGCTGTCATGCAGATGCACCGTCCAGAAGATGGTGAAGTGGGTGCTTATGGCAATACCAAACAATGGACAGATGCGCTCAATGATCCCGGTGCCAAGCAGATGCACTACCTAAAAGACCTGATCCTGCAATTCCCTTACCTGGAGCGTATACCTGACCAATCCCTGATTGCCAATCAAGGTGAAAGACACGACCATTTGGCTGCCACTAGAGGCGAAAAGTATGCCCTCATCTATACCTATACCGGCAGACCTATTCAAGTAAACATGGAGGTGATTAGGGGAGAAAAAGCCACGGCCAGCTGGTTTAATCCCCGAGATGGTAAAATGAATGAAATCGGTGAGGTGGATGCCAAAGGTGTGAAGGAATTCAAACCGGACGGGAAGGTGCAGGATGGCAACGACTGGGTCTTGGTGTTAAATTACGAATGA
- a CDS encoding glycoside hydrolase family 28 protein yields the protein MKKYITLLFIISLFAFSHTLTAANSGWTNILEVGGNNEGKLCTEAIQHAIDKAAEAGGGTLYFPAGDYLTGAIHMKSNTTLHLDAGAVLRFSTNFDHYLPFVQMRWEGTVMNNFSPLIYAYEAENITITGRGKIDGQGKDWWMEMYRIHEADPETLKESKYQKMWTEANVGLETTPNYQKTMRLKFFRPPLIQPFRCKNVRIEGVTIVNSPFWTVNPAFCDNVTVTGVTIENPPSPNTDGINPTSCRNVHISDCHISVGDDCITIKSGRDIDGRKWDTPTENVTITNCTMLSGHGGVVIGSEISGSIRKVTISNCVFDGTDRGIRLKAARGRGGVVEEIRVDNVVMKDIQLEAIVMNLFYDKDTKEGPVTEETPAFRNIHISNVTGSEVNVAGKILGIPEMPIDQITFSNINMEAKEGISIHTATNVELHDVQITTEMGPSVSVEETEGIILDNIKSRQPHADRPVIEMTNVSNALVTNNFPMASTPNFLKVLGEKSMDIFIQNNQWSNVEEPVIKGNEVKGVPSQ from the coding sequence ATGAAAAAGTACATCACGTTATTGTTTATTATAAGCCTTTTTGCTTTTAGCCATACCTTGACGGCTGCCAATTCCGGCTGGACCAATATTTTGGAAGTGGGCGGAAACAATGAAGGGAAGCTTTGTACAGAAGCGATCCAACATGCCATCGACAAGGCTGCTGAGGCGGGTGGTGGAACCCTTTATTTCCCGGCAGGTGATTACCTTACGGGAGCCATTCACATGAAAAGTAATACCACTCTTCACTTGGATGCGGGAGCAGTGTTGCGGTTTTCCACCAATTTTGACCATTATCTGCCTTTTGTGCAGATGCGCTGGGAAGGTACCGTGATGAATAATTTTTCGCCGCTGATCTATGCGTATGAGGCAGAGAACATCACCATTACAGGCCGTGGAAAGATAGATGGCCAGGGCAAAGACTGGTGGATGGAAATGTACCGCATCCACGAGGCAGATCCCGAAACCCTCAAGGAGAGCAAGTACCAAAAGATGTGGACAGAGGCCAATGTGGGACTGGAAACTACTCCCAATTACCAAAAGACCATGCGGCTGAAGTTTTTCAGGCCACCATTGATCCAGCCTTTCCGCTGTAAAAATGTACGCATTGAAGGGGTAACTATTGTGAATTCACCTTTTTGGACGGTAAATCCAGCTTTTTGTGACAATGTCACTGTCACGGGGGTTACCATCGAAAACCCGCCTTCCCCCAATACCGACGGCATCAACCCTACCTCCTGTCGCAATGTACACATCTCTGACTGCCATATCAGCGTGGGTGATGACTGTATCACGATCAAGTCCGGAAGGGATATCGATGGCCGAAAATGGGACACCCCGACCGAAAATGTCACCATCACCAATTGCACTATGCTCAGCGGGCATGGTGGTGTGGTGATCGGAAGTGAGATTTCCGGCAGTATCCGGAAAGTGACGATCTCCAATTGTGTCTTTGATGGCACCGACAGGGGGATCCGGCTGAAAGCGGCCAGAGGACGTGGCGGCGTGGTAGAAGAAATTAGGGTGGACAATGTGGTCATGAAGGACATTCAGCTGGAAGCCATTGTGATGAACCTTTTTTATGATAAAGACACCAAGGAAGGACCGGTAACGGAAGAAACGCCCGCTTTCCGCAACATTCATATTTCCAATGTCACAGGAAGCGAAGTAAATGTAGCGGGAAAAATACTCGGTATCCCAGAGATGCCTATTGATCAGATCACTTTCTCTAACATCAATATGGAGGCAAAAGAAGGAATTTCCATCCATACTGCTACCAATGTAGAGCTGCATGATGTGCAAATCACCACCGAGATGGGGCCTTCCGTAAGTGTGGAGGAGACGGAAGGCATTATATTGGACAATATCAAAAGCCGCCAGCCCCATGCAGACCGACCTGTGATCGAAATGACCAATGTCAGCAATGCCTTGGTGACCAATAATTTCCCAATGGCCAGCACCCCTAACTTCCTGAAGGTGCTGGGGGAAAAGAGCATGGACATCTTTATCCAAAACAACCAATGGAGCAATGTGGAGGAGCCGGTGATAAAGGGGAATGAGGTGAAAGGAGTACCAAGCCAATAG
- a CDS encoding glycoside hydrolase family 43 protein encodes MKKRLKNKWWVIGLILTGICFLSCQSEKEYYIFTSFREPADKGLYLAYSEDGYHWESLGGPFLPPKAGKSKIMRDPSVVRGPEGTYHMVWTTDWKGGNGFGYASTNDFIDWSEQKFIPAMSHEPEVVNVWAPEIFYDDEEDRYIIIWASTIPFRYEKGEEEERNNHRMYYTTTKDFEEFTPTKLFLEPGFSVIDAVIVKRKKDDYVLVLKDNTRPNRNIQVAFGNSPLGPWEDYSAPFSDFLTEGPTVLKEGEKWLIYFDSYGAKTYQAVSTVDFKTFTGIDDQISLPEGHKHGTISTVSKEVLENLKANAKTK; translated from the coding sequence ATGAAGAAAAGACTTAAAAATAAATGGTGGGTTATTGGGTTAATATTGACTGGAATCTGCTTTCTGAGCTGTCAGTCAGAAAAGGAATATTACATATTTACCTCCTTTAGGGAGCCTGCTGACAAAGGGCTTTATTTGGCTTACAGTGAAGATGGGTATCATTGGGAAAGTCTGGGCGGTCCCTTCCTTCCACCAAAGGCAGGCAAAAGTAAGATCATGCGCGACCCTTCTGTGGTCAGAGGGCCGGAGGGGACGTATCACATGGTGTGGACCACCGATTGGAAGGGCGGTAATGGCTTTGGTTATGCCAGCACCAATGATTTTATCGATTGGTCGGAGCAGAAATTCATCCCCGCCATGTCCCATGAACCAGAGGTGGTCAATGTCTGGGCACCGGAGATTTTTTATGATGACGAAGAAGATCGCTACATCATCATTTGGGCATCCACGATCCCTTTCCGCTATGAAAAGGGCGAGGAGGAAGAGCGTAACAATCACCGGATGTACTATACCACCACCAAGGACTTTGAGGAATTTACACCTACCAAGCTCTTTTTGGAGCCTGGATTCAGCGTGATTGATGCGGTGATCGTGAAGCGAAAGAAAGATGATTATGTCTTGGTGTTGAAGGACAATACCCGGCCCAATAGGAATATTCAAGTCGCCTTTGGCAATTCCCCTTTAGGCCCATGGGAGGATTACTCAGCACCTTTTTCTGACTTCCTTACCGAAGGTCCTACCGTCCTGAAAGAAGGGGAGAAATGGCTGATTTACTTTGACAGCTATGGGGCCAAAACCTATCAGGCCGTCAGCACCGTTGATTTCAAGACCTTTACCGGTATTGATGACCAGATCAGCTTGCCCGAAGGACATAAACACGGCACCATCAGCACGGTTTCCAAAGAGGTGCTGGAAAATCTAAAAGCCAACGCGAAAACGAAATGA
- a CDS encoding exo-alpha-sialidase, which produces MKIVKSMKIEVRGTKYKGRRPGNAEFPCFPDGIARRTVGRRGNLQLKGLASKLFRMSVQGLSEGMKPFRICNPPLSRRLCRVTVKFEPLALLSIFLCLLFITSAQVFAQDTLHYSGSTLSRVDYHHGQLKPAIGVHAVQTMRANREQPDKGDGFGWTYNHAPMIAYWNGKFYMEYLSDPVGEHIAPSQTLLQVSEDGHDWTMPEVIFPPYRIPDGTTKEDHDGVAKDLDAVMHQRMGFYVADNGKFLALAYYGIAMDAHDGPNDGNGIGRVVREINQDGSFGPIHFIRYNQGWNEENTDYPFFKSSKDKDFINACEELLSKPLMMQQWVEEADRDDPLIPLKKQYKAFSYYHLPDGRVVGLWKHALTSISHDGGESWEYNPLRAPGVVNGNAKIWGQRTSDGAYVTVYNPSEYRWPLAVSTSKDGIDYTDLLLVHGEITSMRYGGNYKSYGPQYVRGILEGNGTPPDGEMWLTYSVNKEDIWVASVPTPITAEAAGHANEVFDQLSAGEELRLWNTYSPQWAKTEIAAMDGKKYLTFRDKDPFDYGKAQRIVPTSKEMHVEFTVIPGQNDHGKFQIEIQDGKGRPGVELIFDEDGRFKTRAGYRMNTLTEYEKGESYRVELDLNTETRFYQIKVNGKEKGPKLFFAPLDAMERVVFRTGTQRYFPNAETPTDQDYDLDNAGDEDPEAVFYLESLVTY; this is translated from the coding sequence ATGAAGATAGTAAAGAGTATGAAGATAGAAGTACGAGGTACGAAGTATAAAGGACGAAGGCCAGGAAATGCTGAATTTCCATGCTTCCCAGACGGCATTGCGAGGAGGACGGTAGGACGACGTGGCAATCTCCAATTAAAAGGCTTAGCTAGCAAACTGTTCCGGATGTCTGTCCAGGGCCTTTCCGAAGGAATGAAGCCGTTCAGGATTTGTAATCCTCCGTTGTCCCGTCGGCTGTGCCGCGTGACGGTGAAGTTCGAGCCTTTGGCCCTTCTCTCCATTTTTCTTTGCCTTCTATTCATCACCTCAGCCCAGGTATTCGCCCAGGACACGCTCCATTACAGTGGCAGTACACTCTCCAGGGTGGATTATCACCATGGGCAGCTGAAGCCGGCCATCGGCGTGCACGCCGTCCAGACCATGCGTGCCAATAGGGAACAGCCTGACAAAGGGGATGGCTTTGGCTGGACCTACAACCACGCTCCAATGATCGCCTATTGGAACGGTAAATTTTATATGGAATACCTGAGCGACCCGGTTGGTGAGCACATTGCTCCGAGCCAGACCCTTCTGCAGGTTTCGGAAGATGGCCATGACTGGACAATGCCAGAGGTGATTTTTCCGCCCTATCGTATTCCTGATGGAACGACCAAGGAGGACCACGATGGGGTGGCAAAAGACCTGGATGCAGTAATGCACCAACGAATGGGTTTTTATGTAGCAGATAATGGTAAATTTTTGGCACTGGCCTATTATGGCATTGCCATGGATGCCCACGATGGGCCGAATGACGGCAACGGTATTGGCCGCGTAGTAAGAGAGATCAATCAGGATGGGAGTTTTGGACCGATCCATTTTATCCGGTATAATCAGGGCTGGAATGAAGAAAATACCGATTACCCTTTCTTTAAGTCGAGTAAGGATAAGGACTTTATCAACGCCTGTGAGGAATTGCTCAGCAAACCGCTGATGATGCAGCAGTGGGTGGAAGAAGCAGACAGGGATGATCCATTGATTCCACTGAAGAAACAATATAAAGCATTTAGTTACTATCATCTCCCTGATGGCAGGGTGGTAGGACTTTGGAAACATGCCCTCACCAGCATCAGCCATGATGGCGGAGAGTCCTGGGAGTATAACCCATTGAGAGCCCCTGGCGTCGTAAATGGTAATGCCAAAATTTGGGGACAACGTACATCTGATGGCGCTTATGTCACAGTTTATAACCCTTCCGAATACCGGTGGCCCTTGGCGGTGTCCACCAGCAAAGACGGAATTGACTATACTGATTTGCTGCTTGTGCATGGAGAGATCACCTCCATGCGGTATGGGGGAAACTATAAATCTTATGGGCCCCAATACGTTCGGGGGATCTTGGAAGGAAACGGTACTCCTCCGGATGGTGAAATGTGGCTGACCTATAGTGTGAACAAGGAGGATATCTGGGTAGCTTCAGTACCCACACCCATTACCGCAGAGGCCGCAGGTCATGCCAATGAAGTTTTTGACCAGCTGTCTGCCGGCGAAGAATTGAGGCTTTGGAATACCTACAGCCCCCAATGGGCTAAAACGGAAATAGCGGCAATGGATGGTAAAAAGTACCTGACTTTCCGGGATAAAGATCCCTTTGATTATGGCAAAGCACAGCGTATTGTTCCGACCAGTAAGGAAATGCATGTGGAATTTACCGTAATCCCGGGACAAAATGATCATGGCAAATTCCAGATCGAAATCCAAGATGGTAAAGGCCGTCCCGGAGTGGAGCTGATCTTTGATGAAGACGGGCGCTTCAAAACGCGGGCAGGTTACCGCATGAATACACTGACCGAATATGAAAAAGGAGAAAGTTACCGTGTAGAGCTGGACCTGAATACTGAAACGCGTTTTTATCAAATCAAGGTAAACGGCAAAGAAAAAGGGCCAAAGCTCTTTTTTGCACCCTTGGATGCCATGGAACGGGTGGTGTTCAGGACAGGTACCCAGCGGTACTTCCCCAATGCAGAAACACCGACCGATCAGGATTATGACCTGGACAATGCCGGAGACGAAGATCCGGAAGCGGTGTTCTATTTGGAGTCGTTAGTGACGTATTAA
- a CDS encoding glycoside hydrolase family 78 protein, with product MGLLSFLIAAVLLFGCEAGPKGTLLQVTRSTTELDLNPMNIKKMAPRFGWELASMENGAHQTAYQVVVSHSASDEEGSVVWDSGKVTSDQSQFVTYQGGPLINGERYFWKVKVWNEEGIASDWSDLAFFEMAPYELEKEAQWIGAITRAESGLPAGRNYHEPDMRREENKEKWRKVKPLAKQSIQLRKDFKVDKAIENATVYISGLGHYELSLNGEKVGKSEFAPLWSDYDKTVYYNTYDVTELLENGNHVIGVLLGNGMYNVSGDRYAKFLISFGPPTLFFHMKITYADGREQLISSDDSWKWSASPITFNCVFGGEDYDANLEQEGWNKPGFDDQGWKPVVLQQSPKGKLRPQQAAPVLIQEQYGVKGITEPEANTYVMDMGQNLAGFPSIKVKGEKGQKVKLVVGEHIKENGLVGQGRTGGPHYYEYTLKGDGEESWQPRFSYYGYQYVQVENVNLPGQEQQEGRPTITEINSNFIYNDAKEEGTFESSNEIFNKAHWLINNAIKSNMQSVFTDCPHREKLGWLEETHLNGPGLFYNYDLSQLVPKVMQDIADAQRENGLVPNIAPEYVVFGGDFTDSPEWGVAAVVLPWMYYDYYGDSSLIREYYPVMKKYIDYLGTTADNHIVSHGLGDWYDYGEHAAGYSKNSPIALSATSHYYFGVKLLKKAALMLQKGVDYREYSRLEEAVKEAFNEEFFDPETNQYGTGSQFSNAVPLFLDMVDASSREAVLENLVEDIKAKGYRLTTGDVGNRYLYQTLARNGLNEVMYKMQNHYDTPGYGFQIKFGLTTLTEQWDPRKGNSWNHFMMGQIEEWFYRDLAGIQPDPAQPGFKHFFLKPQLVGDMTFVKATYESIYGTIASEWNKEEDKVQFLFDIPANTSATAVLPVAKTAEVFINGSKAENTKTVSKAEHPSHPAYTLGSGKYSIEVK from the coding sequence ATGGGATTACTATCTTTTCTGATAGCGGCCGTGCTGCTATTTGGTTGTGAGGCAGGGCCTAAAGGCACCCTTCTTCAGGTCACCCGATCCACTACGGAACTGGACTTAAATCCCATGAACATCAAAAAGATGGCTCCACGATTTGGTTGGGAGCTGGCTTCAATGGAGAACGGTGCACACCAAACGGCCTATCAGGTGGTCGTCTCCCATTCAGCCAGTGATGAAGAAGGATCTGTAGTTTGGGATAGCGGAAAGGTCACCAGTGATCAGAGCCAGTTTGTCACTTACCAAGGTGGTCCACTGATCAATGGTGAACGGTACTTTTGGAAGGTGAAAGTTTGGAATGAAGAAGGTATCGCTTCGGATTGGAGTGATTTGGCTTTTTTTGAGATGGCGCCATATGAGTTGGAAAAAGAGGCCCAATGGATTGGAGCCATCACCCGGGCAGAAAGTGGATTGCCAGCGGGTAGAAATTACCATGAGCCTGACATGCGCCGAGAGGAAAACAAGGAAAAATGGCGTAAGGTGAAGCCTTTGGCAAAGCAGAGTATCCAGCTGCGAAAGGATTTCAAAGTTGATAAAGCGATCGAAAATGCCACCGTATATATCAGTGGGCTTGGTCACTATGAGTTATCCCTCAATGGGGAAAAAGTAGGCAAAAGCGAATTTGCACCGCTGTGGTCAGACTATGATAAAACCGTTTATTATAATACCTACGACGTTACCGAGCTGCTCGAAAATGGTAACCATGTCATCGGCGTGCTGCTGGGCAATGGCATGTATAATGTTTCTGGTGACCGTTACGCCAAATTCCTGATCAGTTTTGGCCCTCCTACGCTCTTTTTCCATATGAAAATTACTTATGCTGATGGTCGGGAGCAACTGATTTCATCTGACGATTCCTGGAAGTGGTCAGCAAGTCCAATTACATTTAATTGTGTTTTTGGCGGAGAAGATTATGATGCCAACTTGGAGCAGGAAGGCTGGAACAAGCCTGGCTTTGATGATCAAGGCTGGAAGCCAGTAGTGCTACAGCAATCCCCAAAAGGAAAACTCCGTCCCCAACAGGCAGCTCCCGTGCTTATCCAGGAACAATATGGCGTCAAGGGGATCACCGAACCTGAAGCAAACACCTATGTTATGGACATGGGACAAAATTTGGCTGGTTTTCCTTCCATCAAAGTGAAAGGTGAAAAGGGACAGAAAGTAAAACTGGTCGTCGGTGAGCATATCAAAGAGAATGGCCTGGTGGGCCAAGGGCGTACAGGTGGGCCACATTACTACGAGTACACACTCAAAGGCGATGGAGAGGAATCCTGGCAGCCGAGGTTTAGTTATTATGGATACCAATACGTCCAGGTGGAGAATGTCAATTTGCCTGGCCAGGAGCAGCAGGAAGGAAGGCCCACTATTACAGAAATCAATTCCAATTTCATTTACAATGATGCCAAAGAAGAAGGAACATTTGAAAGTTCCAATGAAATCTTCAATAAGGCGCACTGGTTGATCAATAATGCCATCAAAAGTAATATGCAAAGCGTATTCACCGACTGCCCGCACCGGGAAAAGCTGGGCTGGCTGGAAGAAACCCACCTGAACGGACCCGGACTCTTTTACAATTATGATCTTAGCCAACTGGTGCCAAAAGTGATGCAGGACATAGCGGATGCCCAGCGGGAAAACGGCCTGGTGCCGAATATCGCCCCTGAATATGTGGTCTTTGGTGGTGACTTTACCGATTCTCCTGAATGGGGAGTGGCTGCGGTGGTGCTGCCGTGGATGTACTACGATTATTATGGGGACAGCTCCTTGATCCGTGAGTACTATCCGGTGATGAAAAAGTATATAGACTATCTAGGGACTACGGCTGATAACCACATTGTTTCCCATGGATTGGGTGATTGGTATGACTATGGTGAACATGCGGCAGGTTATTCCAAAAACAGCCCGATCGCACTTTCGGCGACTTCCCATTATTATTTTGGGGTGAAATTGCTTAAGAAGGCAGCACTGATGCTCCAAAAGGGGGTGGATTACCGCGAATATAGTCGACTGGAGGAAGCAGTCAAAGAGGCCTTTAACGAAGAATTCTTCGATCCTGAAACCAATCAATATGGCACGGGCAGCCAGTTCTCGAATGCGGTGCCGTTGTTCTTGGACATGGTAGATGCTTCCAGCCGGGAAGCGGTGCTGGAAAATTTGGTAGAGGACATTAAAGCGAAGGGTTATCGCTTGACCACGGGAGATGTGGGCAATCGGTATTTGTATCAGACATTGGCCAGGAACGGGCTGAATGAGGTGATGTATAAAATGCAAAATCATTATGACACGCCCGGTTATGGTTTTCAGATCAAATTTGGGCTGACTACACTCACTGAGCAGTGGGATCCCCGCAAGGGCAACAGCTGGAACCACTTTATGATGGGCCAGATAGAAGAGTGGTTTTATCGGGATTTGGCAGGCATCCAGCCAGATCCTGCCCAGCCAGGCTTTAAACACTTCTTCCTAAAACCACAGCTGGTGGGAGATATGACCTTTGTGAAGGCGACCTATGAAAGTATTTATGGTACCATTGCCTCGGAATGGAACAAGGAAGAAGACAAGGTCCAATTCCTTTTTGACATCCCCGCAAATACAAGCGCTACAGCAGTACTTCCAGTGGCCAAAACAGCGGAGGTATTTATCAATGGAAGCAAGGCTGAAAATACCAAAACAGTTAGTAAAGCGGAACATCCCTCTCACCCGGCATATACCTTGGGTTCGGGAAAATATAGTATAGAAGTGAAGTGA
- a CDS encoding dihydrodipicolinate synthase family protein, whose protein sequence is MKKQYQGVVVPMVTPLTASREIDRGAVAKIMEEFAKNDISPLVLGTTGESASFSEKESLEMIKATVASKAAHQQVYAGVVSNLVEEQHRRGSQFLEHGVDAIVATLPAYYILSDDQMKWHFESLADHLNGPLLMYNIKATTQMSIPLSVVEEMSHHPHIWGLKDSERDISRMHAAIDQYQDREDFSFFCGWGAQSANSLRTGADGIVPSTGNIVPEMYKALYVAAMEGDEEKALHYQELTDEVAKIYQGGRSLGTSLAALKVLLQQKGWCQAYMKPPLTELTNSEAEMLIGHWNEMMN, encoded by the coding sequence ATGAAAAAGCAATATCAAGGCGTGGTGGTGCCGATGGTGACACCACTGACAGCAAGTAGAGAGATTGATAGAGGGGCAGTGGCCAAGATTATGGAGGAGTTTGCCAAAAATGACATCTCGCCTCTAGTACTTGGGACTACCGGTGAATCAGCTTCTTTTTCTGAGAAGGAAAGCCTCGAGATGATTAAGGCAACCGTGGCATCCAAAGCGGCCCACCAGCAGGTATATGCAGGCGTGGTTAGCAACTTGGTAGAAGAGCAACATCGCAGAGGAAGCCAATTCCTAGAGCACGGTGTAGATGCGATCGTGGCCACCTTGCCGGCCTATTACATCCTTTCTGATGACCAGATGAAGTGGCATTTCGAAAGCCTGGCCGATCACCTGAATGGGCCGCTGCTGATGTACAATATCAAGGCAACGACGCAAATGTCCATTCCCCTCTCTGTGGTGGAGGAAATGAGCCATCATCCACATATTTGGGGATTGAAGGATTCTGAAAGGGACATTTCCAGGATGCATGCGGCGATCGACCAATACCAAGACAGGGAGGATTTTTCCTTTTTTTGTGGTTGGGGTGCCCAGTCTGCCAACAGTCTCAGGACAGGGGCAGATGGTATTGTACCGAGTACTGGTAATATTGTGCCTGAAATGTACAAGGCCTTATATGTAGCCGCAATGGAAGGGGATGAGGAAAAGGCTTTACACTATCAGGAATTGACCGATGAGGTAGCCAAAATCTACCAAGGAGGAAGAAGCCTTGGTACCTCATTAGCGGCATTGAAAGTACTCCTACAGCAGAAAGGATGGTGCCAGGCTTATATGAAACCACCACTGACCGAACTGACCAATAGTGAAGCTGAAATGCTGATCGGCCACTGGAATGAAATGATGAATTAG